Proteins encoded within one genomic window of Mya arenaria isolate MELC-2E11 chromosome 13, ASM2691426v1:
- the LOC128214443 gene encoding uncharacterized protein LOC128214443 isoform X2 yields MSMDFRKTTYKPQRADNRFRTSYSLMSQWMNRKGSAQVYRKEPLPQTFQIAMQGNAAFPPRRNPSFSAGDRYGQMSKSMDQMPPYEGQGQPDPLVYNVTAQNASIDESVPVHLRFNERAGYDDFHKNFQQVSQQFPSASYPEFGPARLRHGRAGGSWRHVKEVLQAGGARIVFVDGVIRWADGVKADEVPAGHLINPRVGEIKSRYMVPSRQQPSASNNPFPDPEDPRMQFQAPVLTRSKTFAG; encoded by the exons atgtctatGGACTTTAGAAAAACAACCTATAAGCCACAGCGGGCTGACAACCGTTTTCG CACGAGCTATTCGTTAATGTCACAATGGATGAACCGGAAGGGGTCCGCACAGGTGTACCGAAAGGAGCCGCTACCGCAGACGTTCCAGATTGCCATGCAAGGAAACGCCGCCTTCCCTCCCCGAAGGAACCCGTCATTCAGCGCCGGAGACCGCTACGGGCAGATGTCAAAGTCAATGGATCAGATGCCCCCGtatgaaggtcaaggtcagccAGATCCGCTAGTGTACAACGTCACTGCACAGAACGCATCG ATAGACGAATCTGTTCCCGTGCATCTTCGTTTTAATGAGCGAGCTGGGTATGACGATTTCCACAAGAACTTCCAACAGGTTTCACAACAGTTTCCGTCAGCCAGTTACCCAGAGTTTGGACCCGCCAG GTTACGTCACGGGCGTGCGGGCGGCAGCTGGCGTCACGTCAAAGAGGTTCTTCAGGCCGGGGGCGCCAGAATTGTCTTCGTAGATG GGGTCATACGCTGGGCGGATGGTGTTAAGGCAGACGAAGTTCCGGCCGGGCACCTGATTAACCCGAGGGTGGGCGAGATTAAATCCCGCTATATGGTTCCAAGCAGACAGCAGCCCAGTG CCTCAAACAATCCTTTCCCCGACCCTGAAGATCCAAGAATGCAATTCCAAGCGCCAGTTCTGACGCGTAGCAAAACATTTGCTGGCTAG
- the LOC128215529 gene encoding leucine-rich repeat and death domain-containing protein 1-like: protein MIRSSRMSFYDKEILKELRLLVETTDPLYRGQKKLKLRGKDLQSVPQVLFTMMDLEVLDLSPARESCLAFRLPLVPPSIGKLINLKVLQLDTNELRSLPKEISLLHSLERLSLSNNFLDTLPHGIARLKKLRSIHMANNRFEAFPLEVCEIESLEFLDLSDNHLVSIPESISKLDNLRTLLLCYNKIIQLPESLCDLAYLECLWLGHNRLKSLPQHFHKLRRIEWGLRYSSSVLEYNPLVHPPIEICRLGPAKIKEYFDDLNAVREINTPDFEKDEYHANETESELGEITADTPIEDVMKNFKIKVTSPDGIEDEIKAED from the exons ATGATTCGTTCAAGTCGGATGTCGTTTTACGATAAGGAGATTCTGAAAGAGCTCCGTCTGCTGGTTGAGACGACGGACCCTCTCTACAGGGGCCAGAAGAAACTGAAACTCCGGGGGAAGGACCTGCAGTCCGTTCCTCAG GTGTTATTCACTATGATGGATCTGGAGGTCCTTGACTTGAGCCCTGCTCGTGAATCCTGCCTCGCCTTCCGGTTACCGCTGGTTCCCCCATCCATCGGGAAGCTGATAAATCTAAAGGTGCTGCAGCTGGACACCAATGAGTTGCGCTCTCTTCCAAAGGAGATAAGCTTACTGCATAGTTTGGAGCGTCTGTCGCTTAGCAACAACTTCCTTGACACCCTGCCGCACGGCATAGCGCGGCTGAAGAAGCTGCGGAGCATCCATATGGCGAACAACAGGTTTGAGGCATTTCCGTTGGAGGTTTGCGAAATTGAGTCGCTGGAATTTTTGGACCTCAGTGACAATCATCTGGTTTCCATACCAGAATCTATTTCGAAACTTGACAACCTTAGAACTCTTCTTCTGTGctataacaaaattatacaaCTTCCAGAATCATTGTGTGACCTGGCGTACCTTGAATGCCTTTGGCTCGGACACAACCGCCTGAAATCTTTGCCCCAACATTTTCACAAACTCAGACGCATAGAGTGGGGTCTCAGGTACTCCTCAAGCGTTTTGGAGTACAACCCTTTGGTACATCCGCCGATAGAGATCTGCCGATTAGGACCGGCTAAAATTAAGGAATATTTCGACGACTTGAACGCTGTAAGGGAGATAAATACGCCGGATTTCGAGAAAGACGAATACCATGCGAACGAGACGGAATCAGAACTAGGGGAGATCACCGCGGATACTCCAATCGAGGATGTGAtgaagaattttaaaattaaggTTACCTCCCCTGATGGCATTGAGGACGAAATAAAAGCCGAAGACTGA
- the LOC128214743 gene encoding uncharacterized protein LOC128214743 — translation MGCGQSATHVSDIGPGAVNGVPKAKPKKGKKDQNRPAEPESEPTKPKSTYANFLSSHNAKLKLETESALRGVAFLNNGFLVVADYHNNCLKLFDASFQYLTNLEFSSAPWDVCSAKDGENQLWATVPYTRQVHRVALEYVNDKPILVDVESFKAQGFCWGVTCFDGGVAVSVKVSVPPNAWPKPPEFQVHVHEYDGTFRRSILYDPETGGAFFTEPKFLNVTYDDLFLLVSDYKLNSVFCVNNEDELIFAYAGMQSPNGIAMDENKDLHVTSFFGNQRVHKVGANGKYKDGLQVDEGRPLFPHSICYRKKDRIIVLTTEHSLEVYKLV, via the coding sequence ATGGGATGCGGGCAGTCAGCAACACATGTTAGTGACATCGGTCCAGGCGCCGTAAATGGGGTCCCTAAAGCTAAACCAAAGAAAGGTAAAAAGGATCAAAACAGACCTGCCGAACCAGAGTCAGAACCAACGAAACCAAAGTCAACCTATGCCAACTTTCTTAGTAGCCATAACGCTAAACTTAAACTCGAAACCGAGTCAGCTCTTCGAGGGGTGGCCTTTCTAAACAACGGTTTCCTTGTTGTCGCAGACTACCATAACAACTGCCTGAAACTGTTTGATGCCAGTTTCCAGTATCTCACTAACCTAGAGTTCTCGAGCGCGCCTTGGGATGTTTGCTCGGCTAAAGACGGGGAAAACCAGTTGTGGGCAACGGTACCTTACACACGGCAGGTCCACAGAGTGGCATTGGAGTATGTCAATGATAAGCCAATACTTGTTGACGTGGAATCGTTCAAAGCTCAGGGATTCTGCTGGGGTGTCACTTGTTTTGACGGGGGCGTCGCCGTCAGCGTGAAAGTCTCCGTGCCCCCTAACGCTTGGCCCAAGCCGCCAGAATTCCAAGTACACGTGCACGAGTACGACGGAACCTTTCGGCGCTCAATACTCTACGACCCCGAAACCGGAGGTGCTTTCTTTACGGAGCCGAAGTTTTTGAACGTTACTTACGACGATCTGTTTCTTTTAGTGTCAGATTATAAGCTTAACTCAGtgttttgtgtaaataatgaagATGAACTCATTTTCGCTTACGCCGGGATGCAAAGCCCGAACGGCATCGCGATGGACGAGAATAAGGATCTTCACGTGACCAGCTTCTTCGGGAACCAGCGCGTGCACAAGGTAGGCGCCAACGGGAAGTACAAGGACGGTCTTCAGGTGGATGAGGGGCGGCCCCTGTTTCCCCACAGCATCTGCTACCGGAAGAAAGACAGAATCATCGTGCTTACCACTGAACACTCGCTGGAAGTGTATAAACTAGTTTAA
- the LOC128214443 gene encoding uncharacterized protein LOC128214443 isoform X4, which translates to MSMDFRKTTYKPQRADNRFRTSYSLMSQWMNRKGSAQVYRKEPLPQTFQIAMQGNAAFPPRRNPSFSAGDRYGQMSKSMDQMPPYEGQGQPDPLVYNVTAQNASIDESVPVHLRFNERAGYDDFHKNFQQVSQQFPSASYPEFGPARLRHGRAGGSWRHVKEVLQAGGARIVFVDGVIRWADGVKADEVPAGHLINPRVGEIKSRYMVPSRQQPSETRVCKTLYYSGR; encoded by the exons atgtctatGGACTTTAGAAAAACAACCTATAAGCCACAGCGGGCTGACAACCGTTTTCG CACGAGCTATTCGTTAATGTCACAATGGATGAACCGGAAGGGGTCCGCACAGGTGTACCGAAAGGAGCCGCTACCGCAGACGTTCCAGATTGCCATGCAAGGAAACGCCGCCTTCCCTCCCCGAAGGAACCCGTCATTCAGCGCCGGAGACCGCTACGGGCAGATGTCAAAGTCAATGGATCAGATGCCCCCGtatgaaggtcaaggtcagccAGATCCGCTAGTGTACAACGTCACTGCACAGAACGCATCG ATAGACGAATCTGTTCCCGTGCATCTTCGTTTTAATGAGCGAGCTGGGTATGACGATTTCCACAAGAACTTCCAACAGGTTTCACAACAGTTTCCGTCAGCCAGTTACCCAGAGTTTGGACCCGCCAG GTTACGTCACGGGCGTGCGGGCGGCAGCTGGCGTCACGTCAAAGAGGTTCTTCAGGCCGGGGGCGCCAGAATTGTCTTCGTAGATG GGGTCATACGCTGGGCGGATGGTGTTAAGGCAGACGAAGTTCCGGCCGGGCACCTGATTAACCCGAGGGTGGGCGAGATTAAATCCCGCTATATGGTTCCAAGCAGACAGCAGCCCAGTG AAACACGTGTCTGCAAAACGCTGTATTAC AGTGGGCGTTGA
- the LOC128214443 gene encoding uncharacterized protein LOC128214443 isoform X3, with the protein MSMDFRKTTYKPQRADNRFRTSYSLMSQWMNRKGSAQVYRKEPLPQTFQIAMQGNAAFPPRRNPSFSAGDRYGQMSKSMDQMPPYEGQGQPDPLVYNVTAQNASIDESVPVHLRFNERAGYDDFHKNFQQVSQQFPSASYPEFGPARLRHGRAGGSWRHVKEVLQAGGARIVFVDGVIRWADGVKADEVPAGHLINPRVGEIKSRYMVPSRQQPSEWALSQKKAVEKNNWFIMR; encoded by the exons atgtctatGGACTTTAGAAAAACAACCTATAAGCCACAGCGGGCTGACAACCGTTTTCG CACGAGCTATTCGTTAATGTCACAATGGATGAACCGGAAGGGGTCCGCACAGGTGTACCGAAAGGAGCCGCTACCGCAGACGTTCCAGATTGCCATGCAAGGAAACGCCGCCTTCCCTCCCCGAAGGAACCCGTCATTCAGCGCCGGAGACCGCTACGGGCAGATGTCAAAGTCAATGGATCAGATGCCCCCGtatgaaggtcaaggtcagccAGATCCGCTAGTGTACAACGTCACTGCACAGAACGCATCG ATAGACGAATCTGTTCCCGTGCATCTTCGTTTTAATGAGCGAGCTGGGTATGACGATTTCCACAAGAACTTCCAACAGGTTTCACAACAGTTTCCGTCAGCCAGTTACCCAGAGTTTGGACCCGCCAG GTTACGTCACGGGCGTGCGGGCGGCAGCTGGCGTCACGTCAAAGAGGTTCTTCAGGCCGGGGGCGCCAGAATTGTCTTCGTAGATG GGGTCATACGCTGGGCGGATGGTGTTAAGGCAGACGAAGTTCCGGCCGGGCACCTGATTAACCCGAGGGTGGGCGAGATTAAATCCCGCTATATGGTTCCAAGCAGACAGCAGCCCAGTG AGTGGGCGTTGAGTCAAAAGAAAGCAGTCGAAAAAAACAACTGGTTTATTATGAGATAA
- the LOC128214443 gene encoding uncharacterized protein LOC128214443 isoform X1, which yields MSMDFRKTTYKPQRADNRFRTSYSLMSQWMNRKGSAQVYRKEPLPQTFQIAMQGNAAFPPRRNPSFSAGDRYGQMSKSMDQMPPYEGQGQPDPLVYNVTAQNASIDESVPVHLRFNERAGYDDFHKNFQQVSQQFPSASYPEFGPARLRHGRAGGSWRHVKEVLQAGGARIVFVDGVIRWADGVKADEVPAGHLINPRVGEIKSRYMVPSRQQPSARLVKGSRVGSTENLAKKEFHQYPPTFWRSSTDIPDFVSWGKPQTILSPTLKIQECNSKRQF from the exons atgtctatGGACTTTAGAAAAACAACCTATAAGCCACAGCGGGCTGACAACCGTTTTCG CACGAGCTATTCGTTAATGTCACAATGGATGAACCGGAAGGGGTCCGCACAGGTGTACCGAAAGGAGCCGCTACCGCAGACGTTCCAGATTGCCATGCAAGGAAACGCCGCCTTCCCTCCCCGAAGGAACCCGTCATTCAGCGCCGGAGACCGCTACGGGCAGATGTCAAAGTCAATGGATCAGATGCCCCCGtatgaaggtcaaggtcagccAGATCCGCTAGTGTACAACGTCACTGCACAGAACGCATCG ATAGACGAATCTGTTCCCGTGCATCTTCGTTTTAATGAGCGAGCTGGGTATGACGATTTCCACAAGAACTTCCAACAGGTTTCACAACAGTTTCCGTCAGCCAGTTACCCAGAGTTTGGACCCGCCAG GTTACGTCACGGGCGTGCGGGCGGCAGCTGGCGTCACGTCAAAGAGGTTCTTCAGGCCGGGGGCGCCAGAATTGTCTTCGTAGATG GGGTCATACGCTGGGCGGATGGTGTTAAGGCAGACGAAGTTCCGGCCGGGCACCTGATTAACCCGAGGGTGGGCGAGATTAAATCCCGCTATATGGTTCCAAGCAGACAGCAGCCCAGTG cACGCTTGGTTAAAGGGTCCCGTGTAGGTTCCACTGAAAACCTTGCTAAAAAGGAATTTCATCAATACCCTCCGACATTTTGGCGGAGTTCTACGGACATTCCCGATTTCGTTTCGTGGGGCAAG CCTCAAACAATCCTTTCCCCGACCCTGAAGATCCAAGAATGCAATTCCAAGCGCCAGTTCTGA